In one Flavobacteriales bacterium genomic region, the following are encoded:
- a CDS encoding FKBP-type peptidyl-prolyl cis-trans isomerase, protein MRFAVAVLLLAACGGGEAVPAGQRPPERNLMQENRDAVRLEDRDINLYAERNGLQLQRSGTGVRHLLLRDRAGANVRPGQWAQVRYTVELLNGDTAYVSDSAGPESFRVEEDDVESGLHEAIQHLSPGDSAVIIIPSYRAHGLIGDMDRIPPRSTVVYRIGLAGVRP, encoded by the coding sequence GAGGTTCGCGGTAGCAGTCCTGCTTCTGGCCGCTTGCGGCGGAGGTGAGGCGGTGCCCGCGGGGCAGCGCCCGCCCGAGCGCAACTTGATGCAGGAGAACCGCGATGCCGTGCGCCTCGAGGACCGGGACATCAACCTGTATGCGGAGCGCAACGGCCTTCAGCTCCAGCGCAGCGGCACCGGGGTGAGGCATCTTCTCCTGCGCGATAGGGCCGGCGCGAACGTCCGGCCTGGGCAGTGGGCGCAGGTGCGCTACACCGTGGAGCTGCTCAACGGCGATACCGCGTACGTGAGCGATTCCGCAGGCCCGGAGAGCTTCAGGGTGGAGGAGGATGACGTGGAGAGCGGCCTGCACGAGGCCATCCAGCACCTCTCGCCGGGCGACAGCGCGGTGATCATCATTCCCAGCTACCGTGCGCACGGCCTTATCGGCGATATGGACCGGATACCCCCGCGGAGCACGGTTGTCTACCGCATCGGCCTGGCAGGCGTGAGGCCATGA
- a CDS encoding low molecular weight protein-tyrosine-phosphatase, translated as MRILMVCLGNICRSPMAEGVLRHLARERGLSITTDSAGTGDYHVGEAPDHRAQAAMRRQGLDISDLRARQFTPEDFDRFDLLLAMDGDNLRNMLRLAPSPAHAAKARLIMDHAPGNPLREVPDPYFGGEEGFDAVHEMLLEACTNLLNDVRR; from the coding sequence ATGCGCATCCTCATGGTCTGCCTCGGCAACATCTGCCGATCACCCATGGCCGAAGGCGTGCTGCGCCATCTGGCGCGGGAACGCGGCCTTTCCATCACTACCGACAGCGCCGGCACCGGCGATTACCATGTGGGTGAGGCGCCCGACCATCGGGCCCAGGCCGCCATGCGCCGGCAGGGCCTTGACATCTCCGATCTCCGCGCCCGGCAGTTCACGCCCGAGGACTTCGACCGGTTCGACCTCCTGCTGGCGATGGACGGCGACAACCTGCGCAACATGCTGCGCCTGGCGCCCAGCCCAGCGCATGCGGCCAAAGCGCGGCTCATCATGGACCACGCCCCAGGCAATCCGCTGCGCGAGGTACCCGACCCGTACTTCGGCGGTGAGGAGGGCTTCGATGCCGTGCACGAGATGCTATTGGAGGCTTGCACGAATCTGCTGAACGATGTCCGGCGCTGA
- a CDS encoding SAM-dependent methyltransferase, protein MSGADGSGSLYLLPVWLGETGGPEQMPPENAALAGRITRWFCEHEKSARSALRRLVPAIDLSRLELHRFDKDSTPAYARELIGLLRDGRDAAVISEAGMPGIADPGASLVRAAHEAGIPVIPLTGPSALLLALAASGLNGQRFCFHGYLPVKPPERRQAINRLELEARRTGAAQLFIETPYRNEALLADMLKECQPATVLSIAVDATQPGGWIRTRTVAQWQRDRPVLGKRPAVFILGTWPQ, encoded by the coding sequence ATGTCCGGCGCTGACGGCAGCGGATCGCTCTACCTCCTCCCCGTGTGGCTGGGCGAAACCGGTGGACCGGAGCAGATGCCGCCTGAGAATGCCGCGCTGGCCGGCCGCATCACCCGATGGTTCTGCGAGCATGAGAAGAGCGCCCGGTCGGCCCTGCGCCGGTTGGTGCCGGCCATAGACCTGTCCAGGCTGGAGCTTCACCGTTTCGACAAGGACTCGACACCGGCCTACGCCCGGGAGTTGATCGGCCTGCTCCGTGACGGCCGCGATGCCGCCGTGATCAGCGAAGCCGGCATGCCGGGCATTGCAGACCCCGGAGCGAGCCTGGTCCGCGCCGCCCACGAGGCAGGCATCCCCGTCATCCCGCTCACCGGGCCATCTGCCCTGCTGCTGGCCCTCGCGGCCTCCGGCCTCAATGGCCAGCGGTTCTGCTTCCACGGCTACCTTCCGGTGAAGCCTCCTGAACGGCGGCAGGCCATCAATCGGCTGGAGCTGGAGGCCAGGCGCACAGGGGCTGCGCAGCTATTCATAGAGACGCCTTACAGGAACGAGGCCCTCTTGGCCGACATGCTTAAGGAATGCCAGCCGGCGACCGTTCTCAGCATCGCCGTGGATGCTACTCAGCCCGGGGGATGGATCCGCACCCGGACCGTCGCGCAGTGGCAGAGGGACCGACCTGTGCTGGGGAAGCGCCCGGCCGTGTTCATCCTCGGCACCTGGCCGCAGTGA
- a CDS encoding FKBP-type peptidyl-prolyl cis-trans isomerase → MSARADCLLPLASLVILACGGSPYPGFKKVAEGVHLRYHALGDGQRIPADGDSVLLRLRVAELGEAPGSYWSSERWYLTRDLRSGALAPVLRRLHTGDSMSVIAPAERWPWKALVKDALASPPDTLLLQAEVALVDLRTPEMVREAEERMRQEDPEGFERRLISAYLAHHGGTWTRWGTSDLHYRIAGPVRDTARVQPGDSVTVRWRGHRLEDGRLFDDLGGRTGLFTWTYGTPDQVMKGVEVAVSLLRTGQEGEFIIPSAMAFGERGIPGLLDPHAPVRYIIRLESVVQTDSVS, encoded by the coding sequence ATGAGTGCACGAGCCGATTGCCTGCTGCCCTTGGCTTCGTTGGTCATCCTGGCCTGCGGGGGCTCGCCCTATCCCGGATTCAAAAAGGTGGCTGAAGGCGTGCACCTGAGGTACCATGCGCTGGGTGACGGGCAGCGGATCCCCGCCGACGGCGACAGCGTGCTCCTGCGGCTTCGCGTGGCGGAGCTCGGCGAGGCGCCCGGGTCATACTGGAGCTCCGAGCGATGGTACCTCACGCGGGACCTCCGCTCCGGAGCCTTGGCTCCCGTGCTGCGTAGGCTTCATACCGGTGATAGCATGAGCGTGATCGCACCGGCCGAGCGATGGCCATGGAAGGCGCTGGTCAAGGACGCGTTGGCTTCACCGCCCGATACGCTGCTGCTGCAGGCAGAGGTGGCCTTGGTGGACCTGCGCACCCCGGAAATGGTGCGGGAGGCGGAAGAGCGCATGCGTCAGGAGGATCCCGAGGGCTTCGAGCGGCGGCTGATCTCAGCCTACCTCGCGCACCATGGCGGCACCTGGACGCGCTGGGGCACGAGTGACCTGCATTACCGCATCGCGGGTCCCGTGCGCGATACGGCCCGGGTGCAGCCGGGCGATTCGGTGACCGTCCGCTGGCGCGGCCACCGGCTCGAGGATGGCCGGCTCTTCGATGACCTTGGGGGGCGCACCGGGCTCTTCACATGGACCTATGGGACGCCCGACCAAGTGATGAAGGGCGTGGAGGTGGCCGTGAGCCTGCTCCGGACCGGGCAGGAGGGGGAGTTCATCATTCCCTCGGCGATGGCCTTCGGCGAGCGCGGCATCCCCGGCCTGCTCGACCCGCATGCACCGGTGCGCTACATCATCAGGCTGGAATCCGTGGTGCAAACCGACTCAGTCTCGTGA